In the genome of Nonomuraea sp. NBC_00507, the window GAACGCAAGAGCGGCCGACCTCGAGCGTCGTGGGGCTTACTCAGCTACGCACGATCCGGTAACAGATCGCCCAGAGCGCTCCGCTATGCGTGATGATGTCGGCTGTGCTCAGCCAGCTCACCCCCTCACCAGCTCCGACCGTCACTGTGACCGAGACCGTTGTGGTGGCACCGGCCCCGCCGGTCGTGAACGTTCAGATGCCGCCAGACACGCTCGATGTGTGGAAGGACATCGTCTGGGGTGACTTCGGCGGCGCTGTGCTCGCCGTACTCGGAGGGCTCGTAGCCGGGTGGCTCGCCTCGCGCCTCGTCGTACGCGCCGATCGCCGGGCGCGGGATGAGGACAATCGACGGACCCTTGCGCTGGAGTACGCCGATGCATCCCGACAGCTTGCGAAGCTTCTGTACCCGGGTGTTCAGTCCAACATCCTGGAAGACGCGCTGGAGAGATTCGAACTGATCACCGGGCGGATAGCACGGTTCTACTCAGAACATCGCGAGCACGAAAGGTACGCCAGTTGGATCAAGTTGTCCGCCAGTCCCATCGGCACCCGCCTCTACCTCGCCATGCAGGACACTGAAACTGCCTATGGCCCTACCTCCGATCCGGACAAGCTGGCCGAGCTTTCCGAACTACGGACGGACCTGAAGGTCATCGAGCACAGCACGTTGGAGTGGGTCAGGTCCCCCGAGAACTGGAAGCTCGACGAGTCTGCCCGCGAGGCGCACACGCGGGTGAAAGAGATGTTCTCGTCCTCGCCCGCGGAAGACCCACCTTCCGAATGAGGCGCTAGAGGTCCGGATGGCGTTCTGACGCGGCTCATCTGGTTTCGACGGGGCGGATCTCGACGGTGGGGCAGGCCGGCCAGGTGCGCACCATGCGCAGCGCCTCGTCCAGGTCCTCGACATCGATCTCGCAGAACCCGCTGACCACCTCTTTGCCCTCGACGAACGGCCCGTCGGTGATCATCGGCTCCGCGTCGCCCCGCAGGCGAACGGTGGTGGCGGTGTGCGGGGGCTGGAGCTTGCCGCCCATGCGGGCCTTGCCCGCGTGGGCGGCGAACCACCGCTCCACCTGCCGCACGGCCTCCGCGCGTTCCTCGTCGCTCATGGCCGCCAGGTCCTTCTCGTACGGCTCGGTGTCGGCGAACATCAGCACGAATTTCATGGCATGTCTCTCCTTCTGCTCTTTATCAGAGAGACGATCGGCGGCACCTGGCATTCGACACCCGGCTCGGATGCTGCTCGAGATGGTCGCTAGACGAGGGCGACGCGCACCACCGGTGACCAGCGGGTGCAGCTCGACTTCTGGCCGGGAATGCCCCTCCTGCAGAGCTGGACCATGACGTCCACGTACGACCCGGCGGGAGCCGCGAAGGTGAACTTGCGGGCGACACCCGCCTTCACCTCCCGCTGCGCTCCTGCACCGGTGCGGAGGTTGTAGTAATAGCCGGGCGCGTCACCATAGCCGCCGTAATACAGGGTGACGTTGTTCGTGCACGAGTTGTACCGGGCGCCCAGGTACGGGGTGTCGTTGTACTCGTACCTGGTGGGGTTGCTGCCGGTCCGGTAGCCGGTCCGCGACGTGCCGTCCCGGATGTCGCAGTTCTGCGCCGTGACGGCGGCCTGTACCGTCGTGGTGGCCCCTGCCTGCGTTGCGGATGCCGACAGCAACCCGGCGGCCATCAAGGACGACGCCATGGCGGCGCCGGCGAGCATTCTTGCCTTCATGAGATTCCCCTGTGTCGGAACTTCCTACTCCGATGACTTTGAAGGCGCGGCACCCCGGGCCGCATGAGTAGCCCCTACTCAAAAACCGGCGGGGCTCCGCGTCGGAGGGATGGCCGAAGGTCCGTGCGCACACCGACGAGGGGTTGGTGGCGGCCGAGCGGATCAGGGCGGACCATCCTGGGGTCGGGGTGCTCGTGTTGTCACAGTATGTCGAGCCGGGCTACGCCCTGCGGTTGCTCGAAGAGCGCCCAGAACAGGTCGGCTACCTGCTGAAGGAGCGTGTGTTCGACCCGGTCATCCTGGTCGACGCGCTGCGCCGGCTGGCCGATGGCGAGACCGTGATCGACCCGACGATCGTGTCCCGGATCCTCGGCCGCCGCCGGGTCAAAGACCCGCTGGACGCCCTGACCGACCGCGAACGACAGGTGCTCGGCCTGGTGGCGGAGGGCATGTCGAACAAGGCCATCGCCGTCCGCCTGACCATCACGGACCGCACCGTCGAGGCCCACGTGGCCCAGGTGTTCGCCAAGTTCGGGCTGGCCGACGACCCGGCCTCGCACCGTCGCGTCCTCGCCGTCCTGGCCTTCCTCCGCTCAGCCGGCACCCGCTGACCCACGGACGATTCGGACGCTCGCCCCCCGCCGAGACCTGCCTGGCATCCCTGCCGTCTCAACTGTCGAGGAAGCGCAGGATGGCGAGCACGCGGCGGCTGTAGCCGGGGTTGCGGGGCAGGTCGAGCTTGTCCATGATGGCGTTGACGTGCTTTTCGACCGTACTGAGCGAGACGTGCATACGCGCGGCGACGGCGGTGTTCGTCAGACCTTGGGCGAGGTGCCGCAGCACCTCGGCTTCGCGCGGGCTCAGCTTGCTCAGCGGGTCGGCGTGGGTGGTGCGGGCGAGGAGCTGGCGCACGACCTCGGGGTCGAACACGGTGCCGCCCGTACGCACCCGCTCCAGCGACTCCAGGAAATCGGCCACCTCCGAGACCCGGTCCTTGAGCAGGTAGCCGAGCCCTTCGGGGCGCCCGGCCAGCAGC includes:
- a CDS encoding YciI family protein, which encodes MKFVLMFADTEPYEKDLAAMSDEERAEAVRQVERWFAAHAGKARMGGKLQPPHTATTVRLRGDAEPMITDGPFVEGKEVVSGFCEIDVEDLDEALRMVRTWPACPTVEIRPVETR
- a CDS encoding response regulator transcription factor; amino-acid sequence: MAAERIRADHPGVGVLVLSQYVEPGYALRLLEERPEQVGYLLKERVFDPVILVDALRRLADGETVIDPTIVSRILGRRRVKDPLDALTDRERQVLGLVAEGMSNKAIAVRLTITDRTVEAHVAQVFAKFGLADDPASHRRVLAVLAFLRSAGTR
- a CDS encoding response regulator transcription factor — encoded protein: MRVILADDSVLLREGLTRLLDDAGHEVVAAVGDAAALLDAVEHHRPDVAVIDVRMPPAHKDEGLRAALEIRDRRPEVGVLVLSQYVEQHYAARLLAGRPEGLGYLLKDRVSEVADFLESLERVRTGGTVFDPEVVRQLLARTTHADPLSKLSPREAEVLRHLAQGLTNTAVAARMHVSLSTVEKHVNAIMDKLDLPRNPGYSRRVLAILRFLDS